The DNA sequence ACCGTTTTAGAACTTTTAATAGGCTCCAGCGTCTTATTGCAGCGTTCTTTACAGTTCTCCTCCATTCGTGTggcatcagggaaaaaaaaaagaataaaaatcagTAGTAAACGCTGTAGTAGCTGTACGCATAGTAGTGGAATGATAGAAGAATATCATGTGATGACCCTGTTTCTTCCAGTTAGTCTGTAGATCAGCAATTCCAACATGGCAAGTTAAAAAggggtaaaaaataaaatccataaGGATCTGGATTCTCCTTAGTGGTTGTGCAGTGGAGAGAGGGGGCCTATGACTCTGAGGAGGAACGAGAACCACTCTGAAGCAGTGACTTGTATATAGGCGAGTTCAGAAACCTAGGGTAGGAGTCTCTGTGCATTAGGGTGTAAATTTGAAGCTGCGCATCTTCAAATGTTTGAGAGGTGGGCTCCTGCATTTTCCTGTTAATGACTTCACGGACTCTTGAATCAAGGCTTACCTGcatgacataaaaaaataaaagcagaaaaaaaattaaaatgacaagaAGATACAATAAACATCAAGAATTAGGCTGGAGTGAGACACACCTTTCATGAAAAGATTCCTGTTAAAGCAAGGCCTTAAAACTGGCTGCTTTTTATGGTTTGTTGAAGAATAAAGTCCTCTGTGTTGTCACAATATGATCATTCTCAAAATAAAGAGCAAATTACATAAGGCTGAGATCATGTAATTTAGCTTAATCTACAGAGACTTTAATTAATTCAAGTTTGATCTTACTAAGGAAAAGTGCTCTGAAAATGTATATGCagaggttaaaaaattaaacataaaagaaTTGTAGTTTAGATGAAGAAAGAAACAGCTTCATCTCCTTATAGAAAAACCCTTGAAATTTAATGCCACCAAAGCACAGTGCtaatagaaaatgtaaaaaaataattttagtaaaaaCATGGGTCCCTCTACATGAAGCAAACATatcacattatttattttatattgccaacacacatatacagtactatgatATTCTTtgtttcactcatttcagtttAACTGCTGAATTTAAAACCACCAAAAAGCAAACACTGGAGTTCCTGGATTTGTAATAAAATTGGTACTTTCAGAATAAGTATCACTAGTTACTATAAATTATGAAAGTAGTCTGCATTATACTTCCAAATAAAGACTACAACTTAATTTAACACTCCAAATCTGGGGCTGAGAATGGCACATACAAATGTTTTATCAATTACATGTATTTAAATTTATAGTATTGATAGAGTGATATAAACTAAACACTAGACCAACTGTATGACAGTAATAGACCATAATCCTAATCGTAGTCTGAATCAAATCTGTAACTGATGAATAATATTTCTCATTAAACCTTTCCCAAAAGGACATCAGGTTAAGCTACCTTTGTATAAACTGTACTGCCTTTAACATTATATGAGTGCAGTGAAAAAGCTCATACATGTACTGGACTACATGGGCTAACGTTTCagttaaaaaagaacaataaagtCTTTCTCCATCCACATAGACCAAAATTCATTATTACTTGTTCTCCAGCATAGCTAGAGATAGCTACAGCTAAGAAGCATGTATAATAAAAAGAATCGTATTGATTATATACTGAACTCATTCtaactgaggaaaaaaaagcaattgcGATTTGATAGAAATGAAACATATCTAATACATCTTTTAAACATTAATCAGACTCTTAAATTGCTTTTGtgcatttcatttcctttgGAATTCAAAAGGTTTCCGTTCCCTCTTTGCTTATTTAACCACAGAAACAAGAGCATAGAAATTAACTACAGACTAAtgtgtgaaagaaaatatatgtactgtattatatgaAAAAATCACAATTTCAAAGCGCAtagctgttttaaaaacaattccagGAAAGAGAAATAATTaagtaaaaacaatacattctTATTCAACACAATGACCagaaaaaaagctattttaagGAAATGAAAGTAACCCTTTCTGAAAAGCTATTCTACGCATATCTTAAATGTCATTTCTAACAGGCAAAAACATGCATGCTGTGTGACACTTGTGAAAAAGTAAGTCTCGCGATTCGGTTCCATCCCCAACAGGCTTTTAACAAAGTCTTATATGTATaatgtttcctttattttacaGTACTAATAAAACTGAGTGGCTTGTAGATTAAAGCAATCTGTTGTCACGGGGTTGCTGGTATTCTAAACATATACATCAAAGACAGTTTCTTTTATGAACTGACTTTGGTTCTCTACGTAACTGACTTAAACATGTGTGTAGTCTGTGCATCATTAAGAGCATTTCTAATGATTGCATTCATTCACATATTACCTCCTTGGGTGAGAGTATGGAAATGTAATCCTCATAGATCATCCGTGCTTTCTCTTCAATGACCGATTTGTTGATTTCTTTCTTGAGGTCTTCACAAGCCAACCAAAACAGCATGTTCTCCTCACTGTACTCAGTCCTT is a window from the Lepisosteus oculatus isolate fLepOcu1 chromosome 16, fLepOcu1.hap2, whole genome shotgun sequence genome containing:
- the rgs19 gene encoding regulator of G-protein signaling 19 isoform X3 → MARNETSPNRAQQAGHQRPNTCCFCWCCCCSCSCLTVRNEDENRTRRKSQETKLETIPNCEACTKPSTEEMRIWAQSFDKLMKNPAGRNVFREFLRTEYSEENMLFWLACEDLKKEINKSVIEEKARMIYEDYISILSPKEVSLDSRVREVINRKMQEPTSQTFEDAQLQIYTLMHRDSYPRFLNSPIYKSLLQSGSRSSSES